The genomic stretch GCGTCACATAGCCGTCAAAGGGAATTCCCTCCAGAAGGTTTTCTTCTTCCATTTCAAGCTTATGGCGCCCCGTTGCAATAAACAGCAGGATTCCTGCCTTTCTGGCTTCCAAAAGTGCCTCTTTTGTACTGTCCGGAATCCGTTTTGTTTGAAAATCCCGAAGCGTTCCATCAATATCAAAAAAAATGGCCTTTATCTTCTTTTCCACTTTTCCATCATTCCTTCTCAATCTGATTATTCTTATCTGTGCCCGTCACAACATGCAAACACTTAAGATTATAATATATCTTATCTGAACTTGCAACGCAAAGGAAGATAAAAGGAGGTTGCAGTGTCGCAGATTGCAAATATCCGATTGACTTGGCAAAAGGCCTGTGCCGTCATCAATGACGCTACAGGCCTTTGTTTTTTATTTTGTTCCCGCAGTCCAAACATTACGGATAGTTTTAAAAACCCCCATGGTATCCAGCGCTTTTGACATGGAATAAAAAATCATGGAATCAATCGGCCACATGACCAGGTTTTTAAGTGCCCTTGCCGGAAGAAGTACCATAAAGCCCTTTCCGTACAGGATAGAAAGACACATGGTATTAAGTATTACGTTACATACCAGCATGACTAAAAGCTTGGAAACCAGGACTCTTCTTAAGGTGATCGGCTTTCTGTAATACATGCAGCCATACATGATACCTGCCAGAACAGTTACCAGGGTCAGTCCCGGAAAAAATGCTCCCGTAGGCTTTAAGAGGTATTTAAGCACATCCATACTTCCGGAAAAAAGGCCTCCTACTACCGGGCCAAACAGGTATGAAACCATTCCATTGGGAATGGAAGAAAAACTGATCCGGATGTAATTTCCCATGTTAATGGAAAACATGCCCAAAACAATTGCTACTGCGCCAAACATGGCGGCTGTGGTAATGGTTCTTACAGACTTCAGCTCTCTGTAAGAATCGGTGAACAAAGTGACGAATTTTTTCATAAAAAATACCTCCTTTGCAGACCTCTGACTACAACCGGAGATAATATTCCTATCTTCTGATGCAGCGGGATGCGACCGGTGTACCGCAAGAAAATCTTTTCGTCCGGCTGACAACTCCCTGTTCAGCTGGCACTTAACGCACACGGGTCTACTCTGCGACTATTAAATTGTATTTTGTAACGCCATCAGTATATCATAGATTTCCTGGAAAGCAAATATTTTTTTTAGATTTTCTTCCTTTCTCCACTATGGAATGAACAAAAAAAGCGATCAAAACGCCAAGAATCAGCCCTCCCAGTACATCGGTGGGAAAATGAACAAACAGATACATTCTGGAAAAACCGATAAGCGCTGCCAGTATCAGGGCCGCAGTTCCCCATTTCCGATTGTAAAGCCAGATGCTAACAGCTCCTTCAAAGGATGCCAGGGTATGCCCGGAGGGGAAGGAATAGTCTCTTGGATTATGAATTAAAAGGGGCACGCTGCTGTCGATCCAACAAGGCCTTTCTCTGGCAATCACGTTCTTAAGGAACGTATTTCCAACCAAAAAGCCGGCTGCCAGGGATAAAATAACACAAAGTCCCACAATTCTTGTCTTTTTAAAACACAGCAAAATAACTCCGGTGAGGATCCAGAAAATCCCGTGATCTCCCAGACTGGTTATCTCCTTCATAAGCACATCCAGCCAGGGAGTATGTAACGATTGTAAAAAATACAGAATACCAAATTCCGTACCAGCCATCATGATTTTTTACTCCTTTTCATTCATGCGTCTATTATACCAAGCAATGAGCCAACCACCACCTTAGCGGCATTTGGTGAATGCAGAGAAATATTAGGCACTAGTATCTATTATACATTGTTCTCCTTAAATTTACCAACAAAAAAATCGCCATGATAATAAAACCATTTGACAAGCCCTAAATTTAAGTTTAGGATAAACCATAGTTGAAAAGTCAGGAAGGACACTAAGGAGGCTATTTAATGAAATACATCAGACAATTCACTATAATTCTATTTATATCTCTGGCAGGAGAAATCATACATCTGCTGGTTCCTCTTCCGGTTCCCGCAAGCATCTATGGTCTATTGATCATGCTGATCGGGTTAAGGAAGAAATGGATTCCATTGGAGGCAGTCGAGGAAGTCAGCATATTTCTCATAGACATCATGCCATTGATGTTTATTCCGGCGGCCGTCGGACTTCTGGATTCCTGGGGAGTACTTCGCCCCATTTTAGTTCCTTTTCTGGTCATCACCCTGCTTTCCACAATCATCGTGATGGTAATTACCGGAAAAGTGACCCAGCTATTTATTAAAAACAACAGAAATGGAAAGGCAGAAAAAAATGAGTAATACAGTAAGTGATTTTTTGTTTTTTGGTGCAGTGCTCAGTCTCTTAAGCTATGAGCTGGGACTCCGTTTAAAGAAAAAATTCAAATGGGCTATCTTCAACCCTCTTTTAATATCCATCTGTATTGTCATGGTATTTCTGTCTGTATTTCATATTGATTATGAGGTGTACGATAAAAGCGCCAAATACATCAGTTATCTTTTAACGCCGGCCACCATTTGCCTGGCAATCCCTCTTTACCGCCAGATGGAACTGCTTAAGAAGCATTCCAAAGCCATTATAGCCGGAACCCTGACCGGGGTTTTCACCACAATGACCACCGTACTGCTTCTGGCTCTGGTCTTTGGTTTAAATCATCAGGAGTATGTTACATTTCTGCCAAAGTCCATTACCACAGCCATTGCAATGGGAATTACGGAGGAAATGAAGGGATATGTGACCATAACGGTAGCCAGCATCATCATAACCGGCATCCAGGGAAGTATCATTGCGGAAGCTGTGTGCAAGATATTTAAAATTACGGACCCTATTGCCAAGGGCATTGCCATCGGTTCCGCTTCCCATGCCGTGGGAACTACAAAAGCCTTGGAAATGGGGGAAATCGAAGGGGCTATGAGCAGCCTTGCCATAGCAACCTCCGGACTTTGTACCGTTATATTTGCTTCTGTATTCTCTGGCTTCCTGTAATATCCTCTCCCATCCCAAAGAGTTCTGCTTGAGAAGGGATTGACTTGCAAAGATAACAGGAGGTTAAAAAGCTGATTTCAAAAGTTATGCTTTTCAAACCTCCTGTTATCTGATCTGTTAATTCTATATTTGATTAACCCTAAAGCATCTGAAGAATCTCCTCCAGACCAAAGCTTTTATCCGTCCGGAATATTCGTTCCATTTCATTGAGGTTCACATCCGAATGCTCTGCCTCTCGGGAAAACCGGTGGGACAGATGAACAAATTCCTTAAAATCCAGGCTGCTGTCATTTCTTTTAAAAGCAGCCTGGGCTATTTCCTGAATAAGAATAGTGCTCACTGCGGCAAGCTTTACTTTCACATAGGGTTGTTCGTCATAAACAGCTCCGCAGAAATAGGTGAAGATAAAGTATACCATAAGCTGTTCGTTCCACTGCGCCCATTGACGCTTACGGCCTTCATCCTCCATTAAATACCGGTGAAAAGCTTTCCTGTTATCCTCATAGCTTTCTGCGCCGGCATCAAACAATATCCTTTTAAGAGTACCCAAATATTGTGGCCAGCTCTCATTAAGTACTTCAAGCTTCCCAAACAGAGAAAACCACTTCTTCATCTTTTCATAACGGATCCTGTCTTCTATCCTGCGAACAGCCATTTTCTTTTCTACCATCTCGGCTCCGGCCGTCCCTTGATACCGTTTCATCAATTCATCCAGCTCATATAATTTCTCCTCATTGATTCTACGTTGCATATCATGAGAAAACCCCAGTGCCATGGCAGTGCGCAGACTGCAATCCATGTCCCGGTTTTGCAGGAAGGATAAAATCAGGTCCCTTGCATCCATAAGCTTGGTAAACAATAAAAAATCAAAATCAGGATAGGACTCCTCCCTTTCATCCTCTTTTGTAAGAAAACGGACAGGTTCTTCACAGCCAAGAATCAGACCGGAAGCTTCCTCACAGGATAAGGACAGAGAAATTTCCCTGACCCCTTCGTATTCTTCTATATGCCTTGGATAATCCCGGCAGGTTTTGCAAAGCATTCCCGGGCCGGCTTCTTTATAGATATCGCATAGATTGTCCTTATTTAGGAACGCGCACCGGCCGTCACACTGCTTAAAGGAGCCATTTTTCCAGTCAATCCACTGATTAAGCCTTCTGCCAAAAGCATCCTTTCGCATTTGGTATCGTCTCTTAGTATGATCATCGATCATGATGGCCCAGCCTGCACAGCAGGTATCCGGGCACTCTCCGGCCACACAGCGGAATTTATTATAATAATGAGGTATTGTATACTGCATAAATGATTGCTCCTGTTTTTGATAACGATTATACCGCAAATAAAAATGGGGTGCAACCCATTTAAATGAGCGGAACCCCATTTTAAAATCAGATTATAATTTCCCAAATGCCAGGAACAAAAACAGTATACCGCTGACCCAGGTCAAATCCCAGCCTTTTAATGCTGCAATCTTATGCCCCAGAAATAGGCCGATATACATGACGGCAGTACCCACAACCATGGCGGAAAGGGCCGTAAGCCCCGGTGGAATCATCAGAAATCCGGATAAAGCTCCAGCTACCAGACTGTCCAAGGACATGGCCAGGGAAAACATGATGGTTTCCTTCCAGGACAGAGACTTCGAGTGATCCCAGTCTGCCGCCAAAGGATTCCCGTATATATTTATGATGATGCTCAGGCCGGAAATAGAGAATGTAAGATTCTTTTGAACATTTACATGGTTGTTAATATATTTTTTAATGGTATAATCCAGAAGCTTTATTACGCCCAGAAGAAACAGGCAGGAAAATGCAACCCCTTTTGCAAAACTTTCCGGTACCAATCC from Lacrimispora sphenoides JCM 1415 encodes the following:
- a CDS encoding phosphatase PAP2 family protein, giving the protein MAGTEFGILYFLQSLHTPWLDVLMKEITSLGDHGIFWILTGVILLCFKKTRIVGLCVILSLAAGFLVGNTFLKNVIARERPCWIDSSVPLLIHNPRDYSFPSGHTLASFEGAVSIWLYNRKWGTAALILAALIGFSRMYLFVHFPTDVLGGLILGVLIAFFVHSIVEKGRKSKKNICFPGNL
- the fliB gene encoding flagellin lysine-N-methylase gives rise to the protein MQYTIPHYYNKFRCVAGECPDTCCAGWAIMIDDHTKRRYQMRKDAFGRRLNQWIDWKNGSFKQCDGRCAFLNKDNLCDIYKEAGPGMLCKTCRDYPRHIEEYEGVREISLSLSCEEASGLILGCEEPVRFLTKEDEREESYPDFDFLLFTKLMDARDLILSFLQNRDMDCSLRTAMALGFSHDMQRRINEEKLYELDELMKRYQGTAGAEMVEKKMAVRRIEDRIRYEKMKKWFSLFGKLEVLNESWPQYLGTLKRILFDAGAESYEDNRKAFHRYLMEDEGRKRQWAQWNEQLMVYFIFTYFCGAVYDEQPYVKVKLAAVSTILIQEIAQAAFKRNDSSLDFKEFVHLSHRFSREAEHSDVNLNEMERIFRTDKSFGLEEILQML
- a CDS encoding LrgB family protein, which gives rise to MSNTVSDFLFFGAVLSLLSYELGLRLKKKFKWAIFNPLLISICIVMVFLSVFHIDYEVYDKSAKYISYLLTPATICLAIPLYRQMELLKKHSKAIIAGTLTGVFTTMTTVLLLALVFGLNHQEYVTFLPKSITTAIAMGITEEMKGYVTITVASIIITGIQGSIIAEAVCKIFKITDPIAKGIAIGSASHAVGTTKALEMGEIEGAMSSLAIATSGLCTVIFASVFSGFL
- a CDS encoding folate family ECF transporter S component, producing MKKFVTLFTDSYRELKSVRTITTAAMFGAVAIVLGMFSINMGNYIRISFSSIPNGMVSYLFGPVVGGLFSGSMDVLKYLLKPTGAFFPGLTLVTVLAGIMYGCMYYRKPITLRRVLVSKLLVMLVCNVILNTMCLSILYGKGFMVLLPARALKNLVMWPIDSMIFYSMSKALDTMGVFKTIRNVWTAGTK
- a CDS encoding manganese efflux pump — protein: MRDILILVLALCTDTFVASIAYGANRLKISCGKVIAVNLICSGCLGAALIFGSVISGLVPESFAKGVAFSCLFLLGVIKLLDYTIKKYINNHVNVQKNLTFSISGLSIIINIYGNPLAADWDHSKSLSWKETIMFSLAMSLDSLVAGALSGFLMIPPGLTALSAMVVGTAVMYIGLFLGHKIAALKGWDLTWVSGILFLFLAFGKL
- a CDS encoding CidA/LrgA family protein, with product MKYIRQFTIILFISLAGEIIHLLVPLPVPASIYGLLIMLIGLRKKWIPLEAVEEVSIFLIDIMPLMFIPAAVGLLDSWGVLRPILVPFLVITLLSTIIVMVITGKVTQLFIKNNRNGKAEKNE